In one Gossypium hirsutum isolate 1008001.06 chromosome D09, Gossypium_hirsutum_v2.1, whole genome shotgun sequence genomic region, the following are encoded:
- the LOC107890902 gene encoding WAT1-related protein At5g40230 isoform X1, with protein sequence MKVKSWLVASAPFAAMVAVECLDVGLTTLSKAAMSKGMSHFVLIVYSNALASLILLPAAFFFTRKKRPPITLSFLCKIFCLSIAGITLMQNCVITGVSYSSPTLASALANLIPAFTFLLAVIFGMEKLELKSPKSQIKVFGTLVSISGALIMTLYKGPPVLSPPIQPHLHPSPSTMLTTSNNWLIGGLFIATASLSLSANIVGQAAVLKGYPSEIMLVSFYCLFGTIQSALVTLLFERDPNAWMLSSDIELISVVYSALFGNVVTFGVQAWCIRRKGPVFVASFKPLSIAIAAFLGFIFLGETLYIGSIVGAAIIVTGFYGVIWAQSDKEEVGKTTTTPLLDGHDVDA encoded by the exons ATGAAAGTGAAGTCGTGGTTAGTTGCATCGGCGCCATTTGCAGCCATGGTGGCTGTGGAGTGCCTGGATGTTGGCTTAACCACCCTCAGCAAAGCTGCCATGTCCAAAGGAATGAGCCACTTTGTCCTTATCGTCTACTCAAATGCTCTAGCTTCCCTCATTCTTCTTCCGGCGGCTTTTTTCTTCACAAG GAAAAAGCGGCCACCAATTACTTTATCTTTTCTGTGCAAAATTTTCTGCTTAAGCATTGCTGG GATCACTTTGATGCAGAACTGTGTAATCACCGGTGTAAGTTACAGCTCTCCAACCCTTGCTTCTGCTCTTGCCAACTTAATCCCAGCTTTCACTTTCTTGCTTGCTGTTATCTTCGG GATGGAAAAGCTAGAGTTGAAAAGCCCAAAGAGTCAGATCAAAGTGTTCGGCACCTTAGTATCCATTTCTGGAGCACTCATTATGACCCTTTACAAGGGTCCTCCAGTACTTTCCCCACCAATTCAACCGCATTTACACCCATCTCCTTCTACCATGTTAACAACATCTAACAATTGGCTCATAGGTGGCCTCTTCATCGCTACTGCCTCTTTGTCACTTTCAGCAAACATCGTTGGTCAG GCTGCGGTTCTGAAAGGGTATCCATCGGAGATAATGTTGGTTTCCTTCTATTGCCTCTTTGGGACCATTCAATCTGCATTGGTTACTTTGCTTTTTGAAAGAGACCCCAACGCTTGGATGTTGAGTTCAGATATCGAGCTCATTTCTGTGGTCTACTCA GCTTTATTTGGAAATGTGGTAACATTCGGCGTACAAGCATGGTGCATACGGCGTAAAGGGCCGGTCTTTGTGGCGTCGTTCAAGCCCTTAAGTATTGCTATTGCTGCCTTCTTGGGGTTCATTTTCCTTGGTGAAACGCTTTATATTGGCAG TATTGTGGGAGCAGCCATAATTGTAACGGGCTTTTATGGGGTGATATGGGCACAGTCGGACAAGGAAGAAGTGGGCAAGACAACAACCACCCCTCTCTTAGATGGACATGATGTAGATGCCTAA
- the LOC107890902 gene encoding WAT1-related protein At5g40230 isoform X2, which translates to MKVKSWLVASAPFAAMVAVECLDVGLTTLSKAAMSKGMSHFVLIVYSNALASLILLPAAFFFTRKKRPPITLSFLCKIFCLSIAGITLMQNCVITGQFFHFFFQLYRMEKLELKSPKSQIKVFGTLVSISGALIMTLYKGPPVLSPPIQPHLHPSPSTMLTTSNNWLIGGLFIATASLSLSANIVGQAAVLKGYPSEIMLVSFYCLFGTIQSALVTLLFERDPNAWMLSSDIELISVVYSALFGNVVTFGVQAWCIRRKGPVFVASFKPLSIAIAAFLGFIFLGETLYIGSIVGAAIIVTGFYGVIWAQSDKEEVGKTTTTPLLDGHDVDA; encoded by the exons ATGAAAGTGAAGTCGTGGTTAGTTGCATCGGCGCCATTTGCAGCCATGGTGGCTGTGGAGTGCCTGGATGTTGGCTTAACCACCCTCAGCAAAGCTGCCATGTCCAAAGGAATGAGCCACTTTGTCCTTATCGTCTACTCAAATGCTCTAGCTTCCCTCATTCTTCTTCCGGCGGCTTTTTTCTTCACAAG GAAAAAGCGGCCACCAATTACTTTATCTTTTCTGTGCAAAATTTTCTGCTTAAGCATTGCTGG GATCACTTTGATGCAGAACTGTGTAATCACCGGT CAgtttttccattttttctttcAACTTTATAGGATGGAAAAGCTAGAGTTGAAAAGCCCAAAGAGTCAGATCAAAGTGTTCGGCACCTTAGTATCCATTTCTGGAGCACTCATTATGACCCTTTACAAGGGTCCTCCAGTACTTTCCCCACCAATTCAACCGCATTTACACCCATCTCCTTCTACCATGTTAACAACATCTAACAATTGGCTCATAGGTGGCCTCTTCATCGCTACTGCCTCTTTGTCACTTTCAGCAAACATCGTTGGTCAG GCTGCGGTTCTGAAAGGGTATCCATCGGAGATAATGTTGGTTTCCTTCTATTGCCTCTTTGGGACCATTCAATCTGCATTGGTTACTTTGCTTTTTGAAAGAGACCCCAACGCTTGGATGTTGAGTTCAGATATCGAGCTCATTTCTGTGGTCTACTCA GCTTTATTTGGAAATGTGGTAACATTCGGCGTACAAGCATGGTGCATACGGCGTAAAGGGCCGGTCTTTGTGGCGTCGTTCAAGCCCTTAAGTATTGCTATTGCTGCCTTCTTGGGGTTCATTTTCCTTGGTGAAACGCTTTATATTGGCAG TATTGTGGGAGCAGCCATAATTGTAACGGGCTTTTATGGGGTGATATGGGCACAGTCGGACAAGGAAGAAGTGGGCAAGACAACAACCACCCCTCTCTTAGATGGACATGATGTAGATGCCTAA
- the LOC107890902 gene encoding WAT1-related protein At5g40230 isoform X3: MKVKSWLVASAPFAAMVAVECLDVGLTTLSKAAMSKGMSHFVLIVYSNALASLILLPAAFFFTRKKRPPITLSFLCKIFCLSIAGITLMQNCVITGFFHFFFQLYRMEKLELKSPKSQIKVFGTLVSISGALIMTLYKGPPVLSPPIQPHLHPSPSTMLTTSNNWLIGGLFIATASLSLSANIVGQAAVLKGYPSEIMLVSFYCLFGTIQSALVTLLFERDPNAWMLSSDIELISVVYSALFGNVVTFGVQAWCIRRKGPVFVASFKPLSIAIAAFLGFIFLGETLYIGSIVGAAIIVTGFYGVIWAQSDKEEVGKTTTTPLLDGHDVDA, translated from the exons ATGAAAGTGAAGTCGTGGTTAGTTGCATCGGCGCCATTTGCAGCCATGGTGGCTGTGGAGTGCCTGGATGTTGGCTTAACCACCCTCAGCAAAGCTGCCATGTCCAAAGGAATGAGCCACTTTGTCCTTATCGTCTACTCAAATGCTCTAGCTTCCCTCATTCTTCTTCCGGCGGCTTTTTTCTTCACAAG GAAAAAGCGGCCACCAATTACTTTATCTTTTCTGTGCAAAATTTTCTGCTTAAGCATTGCTGG GATCACTTTGATGCAGAACTGTGTAATCACCGGT tttttccattttttctttcAACTTTATAGGATGGAAAAGCTAGAGTTGAAAAGCCCAAAGAGTCAGATCAAAGTGTTCGGCACCTTAGTATCCATTTCTGGAGCACTCATTATGACCCTTTACAAGGGTCCTCCAGTACTTTCCCCACCAATTCAACCGCATTTACACCCATCTCCTTCTACCATGTTAACAACATCTAACAATTGGCTCATAGGTGGCCTCTTCATCGCTACTGCCTCTTTGTCACTTTCAGCAAACATCGTTGGTCAG GCTGCGGTTCTGAAAGGGTATCCATCGGAGATAATGTTGGTTTCCTTCTATTGCCTCTTTGGGACCATTCAATCTGCATTGGTTACTTTGCTTTTTGAAAGAGACCCCAACGCTTGGATGTTGAGTTCAGATATCGAGCTCATTTCTGTGGTCTACTCA GCTTTATTTGGAAATGTGGTAACATTCGGCGTACAAGCATGGTGCATACGGCGTAAAGGGCCGGTCTTTGTGGCGTCGTTCAAGCCCTTAAGTATTGCTATTGCTGCCTTCTTGGGGTTCATTTTCCTTGGTGAAACGCTTTATATTGGCAG TATTGTGGGAGCAGCCATAATTGTAACGGGCTTTTATGGGGTGATATGGGCACAGTCGGACAAGGAAGAAGTGGGCAAGACAACAACCACCCCTCTCTTAGATGGACATGATGTAGATGCCTAA